One Streptomyces umbrinus genomic window, CGGGAGCCAGCGGGTCAGCCGGCGGCCCAGGAGTTCCACGGCCGTGGAGGTGAGCCAGCCCAGCACTCCGATGGTGACCATGCCGACGAAGACGCCGGGGTAGTCGACGACCGTGTAGTCCTGCCAGGTGCGGTAACCGACGCCGTACTGGCCGGAGATCATCTCGGCGGAGATGACGCAGATCCACGAGACGCCGATGCCGACCGACAGGCCGCCGAAGATGCCGGGCAGGGCGCCCGGCAGGACGACCGAGCCGAGGATCCGCCACCGGCCGCCGCCCATGGTGCGTACGGCTTCCTCCCAGGCAGGGGTCAGCGCGCGGACCGCGTGCCGGGTGGAGACCAGGACCGGGAAGTAGGCGGCCGTGAAGGTGATGAAGACGATGCCCTGTTCGTTGGAGGGGAACAGCAGGATCGCGACGGCGACCAGGGCGATCGCCGGGATCGGGCGGACGACCTCCAGCAGTGGGCCGAGCAGATCCTCGGCGAGCCGCGAGCGGGCCACGAGCACGCCCGTGGCCACGCCCAGGACGGCCGCGAGCAGGAAGCCGGTGAGTATCCGGGTGAGGCTGTCGGTGAGGTCGGTCCAGTAGTCGGGGCCGCTCACCCGGTCGGCGAAGGCGTGGGCCACGTCGGCGACCGTGGGGAACTGCGAGAACCGCAGCCACAGATCGACGTTCAGGCTGGTCAGCAGCTGCCACAGGCCGAGGGCGGCCGCCAGTGAGGCCGCCTTCAGCGCGTACCGGATCACGACGCCCGCTCCAGTGCGCCGGCGTACGAGATGA contains:
- a CDS encoding ABC transporter permease encodes the protein MIRYALKAASLAAALGLWQLLTSLNVDLWLRFSQFPTVADVAHAFADRVSGPDYWTDLTDSLTRILTGFLLAAVLGVATGVLVARSRLAEDLLGPLLEVVRPIPAIALVAVAILLFPSNEQGIVFITFTAAYFPVLVSTRHAVRALTPAWEEAVRTMGGGRWRILGSVVLPGALPGIFGGLSVGIGVSWICVISAEMISGQYGVGYRTWQDYTVVDYPGVFVGMVTIGVLGWLTSTAVELLGRRLTRWLPRTSYVPAARTRTPKRTPRSAAAPTAVHTEEARDEHLV